One segment of Nocardioides sp. QY071 DNA contains the following:
- a CDS encoding DinB family protein translates to MPDPVTRDLLAAFEGVRRRLFGRLDGLTDAEYLWEPADDCLTVRPGKDGAFGVDELFPASVPDVPDPVTTIAWRIMHIGTGCLRGYVIHFFEDEPDFGDRLAWPGTAKEGVRALAEDWERFVSRIAALGDERLLAPMGRGPGGWADERYLKLALHALDEVAHHGGEIGLLRDLYLREGS, encoded by the coding sequence GTGCCTGACCCCGTCACCCGCGACCTGCTCGCGGCCTTCGAAGGCGTGCGGCGGCGTCTCTTCGGTCGCCTTGATGGCCTGACCGACGCCGAGTACCTGTGGGAGCCGGCCGACGACTGCCTCACCGTCAGGCCCGGCAAGGACGGCGCCTTCGGTGTCGACGAGCTGTTCCCCGCGTCGGTCCCGGACGTGCCGGATCCCGTCACGACGATCGCCTGGCGCATCATGCACATCGGCACCGGCTGCCTGCGGGGCTACGTGATCCACTTCTTCGAGGACGAACCGGACTTCGGCGACCGCCTGGCGTGGCCGGGCACCGCGAAGGAGGGTGTCCGAGCGCTCGCAGAGGACTGGGAGCGCTTCGTCTCCCGCATCGCGGCCCTCGGCGACGAGCGCCTGCTGGCGCCGATGGGCCGCGGGCCGGGAGGCTGGGCCGACGAGCGCTACCTGAAGCTCGCGTTGCACGCGCTCGACGAGGTCGCGCACCACGGTGGTGAGATCGGCCTGCTGCGTGACCTCTACCTGCGCGAAGGCAGCTGA
- the dnaB gene encoding replicative DNA helicase, whose amino-acid sequence MSLTDDPPAWTAEPPEAYGDGPAPYQPGEAPTGGRTPPQDMAAEQSVLGAMLISKDAIADVVEVIRGNDYYRPAHEEIHEAILDLYSRGEPADMVTVAGELQRRGQLQKIGGAPYLHTLAANVPIAANAGFYAEIVYEKAILRRLVNAGTKIVQISYAGEGEVEGIVNEAQSEIYKVTDRNKSEDYAPLSDIMDGVLDEIEAMENREAGIYGVPTGFADFDELTNGFHSGQMIVVAARPAMGKSTLALDFCRAAAIHNNLTAAFFSLEMTRGEIVMRLLSAEARIPLNHIRNGKMGTEEWDRLARHVAKVSAAPMFIDDSPNMTMTEIRAKARRLKQKHDLKLMVIDYLQLMSSGKKVESRQLEVSEFSRQIKLLAKELEIPVIALSQLNRGPEQRADKRPAVSDLRESGSIEQDADMVVLLHRDDVYEKESTRPGEADLIVAKHRNGATRDIVVAFQGHYSRFVDMAH is encoded by the coding sequence GTGAGCCTCACGGACGACCCGCCGGCCTGGACCGCCGAGCCGCCCGAGGCGTACGGCGACGGCCCCGCGCCGTACCAGCCCGGCGAGGCCCCGACCGGCGGTCGCACGCCCCCGCAGGACATGGCGGCCGAGCAGTCGGTGCTCGGCGCGATGCTCATCTCCAAGGACGCCATCGCCGACGTCGTCGAGGTCATCCGCGGCAACGACTACTACCGTCCGGCCCACGAGGAGATCCACGAGGCGATCCTCGACCTCTACAGCCGCGGCGAGCCGGCCGACATGGTGACCGTCGCCGGCGAGCTGCAGCGGCGCGGCCAGCTGCAGAAGATCGGCGGCGCGCCGTACCTCCACACCCTCGCGGCCAACGTGCCGATCGCCGCCAACGCCGGCTTCTACGCCGAGATCGTCTACGAGAAGGCGATCCTGCGCCGCCTGGTCAACGCCGGCACCAAGATCGTCCAGATCAGCTACGCGGGCGAGGGCGAGGTCGAGGGCATCGTCAACGAGGCCCAGTCCGAGATCTACAAGGTCACCGACCGCAACAAGTCGGAGGACTACGCGCCCCTGTCCGACATCATGGACGGCGTCCTCGACGAGATCGAGGCGATGGAGAACCGCGAGGCCGGCATCTACGGCGTGCCGACCGGCTTCGCCGACTTCGACGAGCTCACCAACGGCTTCCACTCCGGCCAGATGATCGTCGTCGCCGCGCGTCCCGCCATGGGCAAGTCAACGCTGGCACTCGACTTCTGCCGCGCCGCCGCCATCCACAACAACCTCACCGCCGCCTTCTTCAGCCTCGAGATGACGCGCGGCGAGATCGTCATGCGCCTGCTCTCCGCCGAGGCCCGGATCCCGCTCAACCACATCCGCAACGGCAAGATGGGCACCGAGGAGTGGGACCGCCTGGCCCGCCACGTCGCCAAGGTCTCCGCGGCCCCCATGTTCATCGACGACTCCCCCAACATGACGATGACCGAGATCCGCGCCAAGGCGCGCCGGCTCAAGCAGAAGCACGACCTCAAGCTGATGGTCATCGACTACCTCCAGCTGATGAGCTCGGGCAAGAAGGTCGAGTCCCGCCAGCTCGAGGTCTCCGAGTTCTCCCGCCAGATCAAGCTCCTCGCCAAGGAGCTGGAGATCCCGGTCATCGCGCTCTCCCAGCTCAACCGTGGCCCCGAGCAGCGCGCCGACAAGCGCCCCGCCGTCAGCGACCTGCGCGAGTCCGGCTCCATCGAGCAGGACGCCGACATGGTCGTCCTGCTCCACCGCGACGACGTCTACGAGAAGGAGTCGACCCGCCCCGGCGAGGCCGACCTGATCGTCGCCAAGCACCGCAACGGCGCGACCCGCGACATCGTGGTCGCCTTCCAGGGTCACTACAGCCGGTTCGTCGACATGGCCCACTGA
- a CDS encoding MATE family efflux transporter, protein MTGGRALDREIARLAFPAFLALVAEPLFLLGDAAVVGHLGTPELAGLGIAGTVVTTVVGLCIFLAYGTTAGVARQIGAGHRDAALAQGLDGLWLAVLIGLPATALTALAADPLVAVFGASPDVVEPATTYLRVAALGLTPLLLILAGTGVLRGLQDTRTPLVVAVLGNLANLGLNVALVYGAGPAPRLGIAGSALGSVLAQTAMAIALVLVVVRAARAEGATLRPHLPGVRAAARAGVPLIVRTLTLRASLLVTTYAVVLTATGGAASSAAVPVATHQLAMTLWGFLAYVLDAIAIAAQAITGRFLGAGDVAGTRAVTGRMVAWGIVSGVVTGLLLAAASPWLGALFTPDAGVRDALVPVLLVAALAQPVAGVVFVLDGVLIGAGDGRYLARAGVAVLAGYAPLVLLTSALGAGLPWLWAVFCAVFMGGRLITLVRRARGDAWLVAGA, encoded by the coding sequence GTGACCGGCGGCCGCGCCCTCGACCGGGAGATCGCCCGGCTCGCGTTCCCCGCCTTCCTCGCCCTCGTGGCCGAGCCGCTGTTCCTGCTCGGCGACGCCGCCGTCGTCGGCCACCTCGGCACCCCCGAGCTGGCCGGCCTCGGCATCGCCGGCACGGTCGTGACGACCGTCGTGGGCCTGTGCATCTTCCTGGCGTACGGCACCACCGCCGGGGTCGCGCGCCAGATCGGCGCCGGCCACCGCGACGCCGCGCTCGCCCAGGGCCTCGACGGCCTCTGGTTGGCCGTGCTCATCGGCCTGCCGGCCACGGCCCTCACCGCGCTCGCCGCCGACCCGCTCGTCGCCGTGTTCGGGGCGTCGCCGGACGTGGTCGAGCCCGCCACGACGTACCTCCGCGTCGCCGCCCTCGGCCTCACCCCACTGCTGCTCATCCTCGCCGGCACCGGCGTCCTGCGGGGCCTGCAGGACACCCGCACGCCGCTCGTCGTCGCGGTGCTCGGCAACCTCGCCAACCTCGGGCTCAACGTCGCCCTCGTGTACGGCGCCGGGCCGGCCCCGCGCCTCGGCATCGCCGGCTCGGCGCTGGGGTCGGTGCTCGCCCAGACCGCGATGGCGATCGCGCTGGTGCTGGTCGTGGTCCGCGCCGCCCGGGCCGAGGGCGCCACGCTGCGTCCGCACCTGCCCGGTGTCCGGGCGGCGGCGCGCGCCGGCGTACCGCTCATCGTGCGGACGCTGACACTGCGCGCCTCGCTCCTGGTGACGACGTACGCCGTCGTCCTGACCGCCACCGGGGGCGCGGCCAGCAGCGCCGCCGTCCCGGTGGCCACCCACCAGCTGGCGATGACCCTGTGGGGCTTCCTGGCCTATGTCCTCGACGCCATCGCGATCGCCGCGCAGGCGATCACCGGGCGCTTCCTCGGCGCGGGCGACGTCGCCGGCACCCGCGCGGTCACCGGCCGGATGGTCGCCTGGGGGATCGTCAGCGGCGTCGTCACCGGCCTGCTGCTGGCCGCCGCGAGTCCCTGGCTCGGCGCGTTGTTCACGCCCGACGCCGGGGTCCGGGACGCCCTGGTCCCCGTGCTGCTCGTCGCCGCGCTCGCCCAGCCGGTCGCCGGCGTGGTGTTCGTCCTCGACGGCGTGCTGATCGGCGCGGGCGACGGCCGGTACCTGGCCCGCGCCGGCGTGGCCGTCCTCGCGGGCTACGCTCCGCTGGTGCTGCTGACGAGTGCGCTGGGCGCCGGGCTCCCCTGGCTGTGGGCCGTGTTCTGCGCCGTGTTCATGGGCGGACGGCTGATCACGCTGGTCCGCCGCGCCCGCGGGGACGCCTGGCTGGTGGCCGGCGCGTGA
- the rplI gene encoding 50S ribosomal protein L9, with amino-acid sequence MKIILTQEVENLGAAGDVVEVKDGYGRNYLIPRGFGIRWTRGAQAQADSIKAARSARAVRDEAHAADLKAKLEGSPVDVKVKAGQGGRLFGAVTPADIAAALGEAAGEAIDKRTIVLGNPIKSLGNHAVSVKLHDEVSAAVALNVIPG; translated from the coding sequence ATGAAGATCATCCTGACGCAGGAGGTCGAGAACCTCGGCGCTGCCGGCGACGTGGTCGAGGTCAAGGACGGCTACGGCCGCAACTACCTCATCCCCCGCGGCTTCGGCATCCGGTGGACCCGGGGCGCCCAGGCGCAGGCCGACTCGATCAAGGCCGCCCGCTCGGCCCGTGCCGTCCGCGACGAGGCCCACGCCGCCGACCTGAAGGCGAAGCTCGAGGGCTCGCCGGTCGACGTCAAGGTCAAGGCCGGCCAGGGCGGCCGCCTGTTCGGTGCGGTCACCCCCGCCGACATCGCCGCCGCGCTCGGCGAGGCCGCCGGCGAGGCGATCGACAAGCGGACCATCGTCCTCGGCAACCCGATCAAGTCGCTGGGCAACCACGCGGTGTCGGTCAAGCTCCACGACGAGGTGTCCGCCGCGGTGGCCCTCAACGTCATCCCGGGCTGA
- the rpsR gene encoding 30S ribosomal protein S18, which produces MAKAVVRKPKKKVCQFCKEKATGVDYKDTALLKKFISDRGKIRARRVTGNCVQHQRDVAIAVKNAREVALLPYTSAGR; this is translated from the coding sequence ATGGCGAAGGCAGTCGTCCGCAAGCCCAAGAAGAAGGTTTGCCAGTTCTGCAAGGAGAAGGCCACCGGTGTCGACTACAAGGACACCGCCCTTCTGAAGAAGTTCATCTCCGACCGCGGCAAGATCCGCGCCCGTCGGGTGACCGGCAACTGCGTCCAGCACCAGCGGGACGTCGCGATCGCGGTGAAGAACGCCCGCGAGGTCGCGCTGCTGCCCTACACCTCCGCCGGTCGCTGA
- a CDS encoding single-stranded DNA-binding protein, translating to MAGDTVITVIGNLTDDPELRFTPSGAAVANFTVASTPRSFDRQTNEWKDGDTLFLRCSVWRQVAENVAESLQKGMRVVVQGRLVSRSYETREGEKRTVNELQVDEIGPSLTWATAKVTRASRSGGGGGYGGGNQGGGNQGGGGRPAGQDPWGSAPSGGGNQGGGSNYGGGAPANDPWAAPGVSSNDEPPF from the coding sequence ATGGCTGGCGACACCGTCATCACCGTCATCGGCAACCTCACCGACGACCCGGAGCTTCGCTTCACCCCGTCGGGCGCGGCTGTCGCCAACTTCACGGTGGCCTCGACGCCGCGGTCCTTCGACCGGCAGACCAACGAGTGGAAGGACGGGGACACCCTGTTCCTCCGCTGCTCGGTCTGGCGCCAGGTCGCGGAGAACGTCGCCGAGTCCCTCCAGAAGGGCATGCGCGTCGTCGTGCAGGGCCGTCTGGTGTCGCGCTCCTACGAGACCCGCGAGGGTGAGAAGCGCACCGTCAACGAGCTGCAGGTCGACGAGATCGGCCCGTCGCTCACCTGGGCGACCGCCAAGGTCACCCGCGCGAGCCGCTCCGGCGGTGGCGGCGGGTACGGCGGCGGCAACCAGGGTGGCGGCAACCAGGGTGGCGGCGGCCGTCCCGCGGGTCAGGACCCGTGGGGCAGCGCCCCGTCCGGTGGCGGCAACCAGGGTGGCGGTTCCAACTACGGGGGCGGCGCCCCGGCCAACGACCCGTGGGCCGCGCCGGGTGTCTCGTCCAACGACGAGCCCCCGTTCTGA
- the rpsF gene encoding 30S ribosomal protein S6: MRNYEVVVILDPSLDERTVQPSLDKYLNVVRNDGGTVDNVDVWGKRRLAYEIKKHAEGIYAIVKLTAAPATVDELDRQLTLNESVLRTKVLRPTV; the protein is encoded by the coding sequence TTGCGCAACTACGAAGTCGTGGTCATCCTCGACCCGAGCCTCGACGAGCGGACGGTTCAGCCGTCGCTCGACAAGTACCTGAACGTCGTCCGCAACGACGGCGGCACGGTCGACAACGTCGACGTGTGGGGCAAGCGCCGCCTGGCGTACGAGATCAAGAAGCACGCCGAGGGCATCTACGCCATCGTCAAGCTGACCGCCGCCCCGGCGACGGTCGACGAGCTCGACCGCCAGCTGACCCTCAACGAGTCCGTCCTGCGGACCAAGGTCCTGCGACCCACCGTCTGA
- a CDS encoding FHA domain-containing protein, with the protein MTTLHVSSGGRTWSFEEPRVVSIGRDTGSDIVLTAPSASRQHAQLRSDGSGWVLVDTGSSGGTFLNGNRVTEVRVTGPTTVRFGGVNGEEVQLTPAGVSRPAAPDPATLPPAGLQQTVLPGVGPAGPGYVSGPGLLVRAGGVSKRFPPGVVVRIGRDPASEVVVDDPSVSRLHGVVEGRPDGWWYVDRSTAGTFLEEDRVTQRKLEDPTTLMLGHPTAGAEVEVVPIVATGVAQKSIAKKKRRRTAALVGGIVAALVLVGGGVTAAVLLGGDDESGGSGGGSQEAAGLSTEELDRAKLASVLIIAVDDDGEPIYTGSGTIISDDGLILTNAHVGKPSAPGQQGDEEDPAGLLVALTSAEDDKPAAPSYSAEAIVADGVLDLAVLKITADEDGKEIGKDELDLPPPVPLGDSDDLRTGDELTALGFPAVAHVASDDGLDRALTVTRGVVSTFLKEAAVPGNRAWIDSDIRIGSGNSGGASINDDGELVGINSAVVTESTVGSSGEGGAFTGGSARIRPVNLTEDIVDIAKKGGDPEYVSPYLDDVPETPADPMGQATASPKGWSTDGSGACSTTSTLDDPQVLSGVSLPATLYAHFAVSGLPDGTPFTIELADPQGQLIGSLDGSWDLGSDDVCATVSLDVPEGLSAAIATLVIDGTRIENPVLFG; encoded by the coding sequence GTGACCACCCTTCACGTCTCCAGCGGCGGCCGTACCTGGTCGTTCGAGGAGCCGCGCGTCGTCAGCATCGGACGCGACACCGGCTCCGACATCGTCCTCACGGCGCCCTCCGCGTCCCGCCAGCACGCGCAGCTGCGCTCGGACGGCTCCGGCTGGGTGCTCGTCGACACCGGCTCGAGCGGCGGCACCTTCCTCAACGGCAACCGCGTGACGGAGGTCCGCGTCACGGGGCCGACGACGGTGCGGTTCGGTGGCGTGAACGGCGAGGAGGTCCAGCTGACGCCGGCCGGCGTCTCGCGCCCCGCCGCCCCCGACCCGGCGACGCTGCCGCCCGCGGGCCTCCAGCAGACCGTGCTGCCCGGCGTCGGCCCCGCCGGCCCCGGCTACGTCAGCGGCCCCGGGCTGCTGGTGCGCGCCGGCGGCGTCTCGAAGAGGTTCCCGCCGGGCGTCGTCGTCCGCATCGGCCGCGACCCGGCCAGCGAGGTCGTCGTCGACGACCCGTCGGTCTCCCGGCTCCACGGCGTGGTCGAGGGGCGCCCCGACGGGTGGTGGTACGTCGACCGGTCGACCGCCGGCACCTTCCTCGAGGAGGACCGGGTCACCCAGCGCAAGCTCGAGGATCCGACCACGCTGATGCTCGGCCACCCCACCGCGGGCGCCGAGGTCGAGGTGGTCCCGATCGTCGCGACCGGCGTCGCGCAGAAGTCGATCGCCAAGAAGAAGCGCAGGCGCACCGCCGCCCTGGTCGGCGGCATCGTCGCGGCGCTGGTCCTGGTCGGCGGCGGCGTCACGGCGGCGGTGCTGCTGGGCGGGGACGACGAGTCCGGCGGCAGCGGTGGCGGTTCGCAGGAGGCCGCCGGTCTCAGCACCGAGGAGCTCGACCGCGCCAAGCTCGCCAGCGTCCTCATCATCGCCGTCGACGACGACGGCGAGCCGATCTACACCGGCTCCGGCACGATCATCAGCGACGACGGGCTGATCCTCACCAACGCCCACGTCGGCAAGCCCAGCGCGCCCGGCCAGCAGGGCGACGAGGAGGACCCCGCCGGGCTCCTGGTCGCGCTCACCTCGGCCGAGGACGACAAGCCGGCCGCGCCGTCGTACTCCGCCGAGGCGATCGTCGCCGACGGCGTCCTCGACCTCGCGGTCCTCAAGATCACCGCCGACGAGGACGGCAAGGAGATCGGCAAGGACGAGCTCGACCTGCCGCCGCCGGTGCCGCTCGGCGACAGCGACGACCTGCGCACCGGTGACGAGCTCACCGCGCTCGGCTTCCCGGCCGTCGCCCACGTCGCCTCCGACGACGGCCTCGACCGGGCGCTGACCGTGACCCGCGGCGTCGTGTCGACCTTCCTCAAGGAGGCCGCGGTCCCGGGCAACCGCGCCTGGATCGACAGCGACATCCGGATCGGCTCCGGCAACTCCGGCGGCGCCTCGATCAACGACGACGGCGAGCTGGTCGGCATCAACAGCGCCGTCGTCACCGAGTCGACCGTGGGCAGCAGTGGCGAGGGCGGTGCGTTCACCGGCGGCTCCGCCCGGATCCGGCCGGTCAACCTGACCGAGGACATCGTCGACATCGCCAAGAAGGGCGGCGACCCGGAGTACGTGTCGCCGTACCTCGACGACGTGCCGGAGACCCCGGCCGACCCGATGGGCCAGGCCACCGCCTCGCCCAAGGGCTGGTCCACCGACGGCAGCGGCGCCTGCTCGACCACCAGCACGCTCGACGACCCGCAGGTGCTCAGCGGGGTGAGCCTCCCGGCGACCCTGTACGCGCACTTCGCCGTCAGCGGGCTGCCCGACGGCACGCCGTTCACCATCGAGCTCGCCGACCCCCAGGGCCAGCTGATCGGCTCGCTCGACGGGTCGTGGGACCTCGGCTCCGACGACGTCTGCGCGACGGTGTCGCTCGACGTACCCGAGGGGCTCTCCGCCGCGATCGCGACGCTGGTCATCGACGGGACCCGGATCGAGAACCCGGTCCTGTTCGGGTAG
- a CDS encoding deoxyribonuclease IV, which yields MSELRIGAHVDQTDPIAEAAARNAPLVQFFLGNPQSYKGPVLSYDGGPAALRAAAEAAGVDLYVHAPYLINVATTNNRQRIPSRKLLQQHMDAAAELGAKGLIVHGGHVTDEDDPAKGFDNWRKAVEATDIKIPLLIENTAGGTNAMTRYLERIKGTWDAIASAEGADMVGFCLDTCHAHAGGNALETIVDDVLAITGRIDLVHANDSRDAFDSGADRHANFGAGQIDPDLLAQVVRDAGAPVVCETPGGAEEHVADFAWLRERL from the coding sequence ATGAGCGAGCTGCGCATCGGAGCCCACGTCGACCAGACCGACCCGATCGCCGAGGCGGCCGCGCGCAACGCCCCGCTCGTGCAGTTCTTCCTCGGCAACCCGCAGTCCTACAAGGGCCCCGTGCTGTCGTACGATGGCGGCCCGGCCGCCCTCCGCGCCGCCGCCGAGGCCGCGGGTGTCGACCTGTACGTGCACGCGCCGTACCTGATCAACGTCGCGACCACCAACAACCGCCAGCGGATCCCGAGCCGCAAGCTGTTGCAGCAGCACATGGACGCCGCCGCCGAGCTCGGCGCCAAGGGGCTCATCGTCCACGGCGGCCACGTCACCGACGAGGACGACCCTGCCAAGGGCTTCGACAACTGGCGCAAGGCGGTCGAGGCGACCGACATCAAGATCCCGCTGCTCATCGAGAACACGGCGGGCGGCACCAACGCGATGACCCGCTACCTCGAGCGGATCAAGGGCACCTGGGACGCGATCGCGTCCGCCGAGGGCGCCGACATGGTCGGCTTCTGCCTCGACACCTGTCACGCCCACGCCGGCGGCAACGCCCTGGAGACCATCGTCGACGACGTCCTCGCGATCACCGGCCGGATCGACCTGGTCCACGCCAACGACAGCCGCGACGCCTTCGACTCCGGCGCCGACCGGCATGCCAACTTCGGCGCCGGCCAGATCGACCCGGACCTGCTCGCCCAGGTCGTCCGCGACGCCGGCGCGCCGGTCGTGTGCGAGACGCCCGGCGGGGCCGAGGAGCACGTCGCCGACTTCGCGTGGCTGCGCGAGCGCCTGTGA
- a CDS encoding IS481 family transposase, with protein MSHATHANAALTPRARLRLARLIVDHGWPPARAAERYDVSWRTAKKWADRYRDEGPDGMLDRSSAPHRQPNRTPAPIVRKIVHLRWKQRLGPVEIADRLNMPASTVHAVLVRCRINRLSHIDRATGEPIRRYEHEKPGDLMHVDVKKLGKVPDGGGWRYVGRQQGEKNRSATVARTGVPRNKWRNPVIGTCYLHTVVDDHSRVAYVEAHDDETKETAAEVLKNAVAWFAERGVVVKRVLSDNGSCYKSHLWRDTCADLGITPKKTRPYRPQTNGKIERFHRTLAEGWAFKKFYNSESARLAALPAWIHEYNHHRPHSAIGKAAPITRLDNLAGHHI; from the coding sequence GTGTCACACGCTACCCATGCCAACGCAGCCCTGACCCCACGTGCGCGCCTACGTCTTGCGCGCCTGATCGTCGATCACGGCTGGCCGCCAGCTCGAGCTGCCGAGCGCTACGACGTCTCGTGGCGCACAGCGAAGAAGTGGGCCGATCGCTACCGCGACGAGGGACCGGACGGAATGCTCGACCGGTCCTCAGCCCCGCATCGGCAGCCGAACCGCACACCGGCGCCGATCGTGCGCAAGATCGTGCACCTGCGCTGGAAGCAGCGACTCGGCCCCGTCGAGATCGCCGACCGCCTCAACATGCCTGCCTCGACCGTGCACGCGGTCCTGGTCCGCTGCCGGATCAACCGCCTCTCCCACATCGACCGCGCCACCGGCGAGCCGATCCGCCGCTACGAGCACGAGAAGCCCGGCGACCTGATGCATGTCGACGTCAAGAAACTCGGCAAGGTCCCCGACGGCGGCGGCTGGCGCTACGTCGGGCGTCAGCAGGGCGAGAAGAACCGGTCGGCCACAGTCGCGCGAACAGGCGTGCCTCGCAACAAGTGGCGCAACCCGGTGATCGGGACCTGTTACCTGCACACCGTTGTCGACGACCACTCCCGCGTGGCCTACGTCGAGGCTCACGACGACGAGACCAAGGAGACCGCGGCCGAGGTCCTCAAGAACGCGGTCGCCTGGTTCGCCGAACGCGGCGTCGTCGTGAAGCGCGTGCTCAGCGACAACGGCAGCTGCTACAAGTCCCACTTGTGGCGCGACACCTGTGCCGATCTGGGCATCACGCCGAAGAAGACTCGGCCCTACCGTCCGCAGACCAACGGCAAGATCGAGCGCTTCCACCGCACCCTGGCCGAAGGCTGGGCATTCAAGAAGTTCTACAACTCCGAGTCAGCCCGGCTCGCCGCTCTGCCAGCATGGATCCACGAGTACAACCACCACCGGCCCCACTCAGCAATCGGGAAGGCCGCACCCATCACCAGGCTGGACAACCTGGCTGGGCATCACATCTAG
- a CDS encoding peptidoglycan bridge formation glycyltransferase FemA/FemB family protein, which translates to MPSVRPISPTEHRDHLATLPSASFLQTPGWARVKSEWRSESLGWFDDAGKQVGVALVLYRKLPKLNRYLAYLPEGPVIDWGSDDLGAWLDPMVRHLRKQGAFAVRIGPPVVTRRWTTAQVKDGIADPAVRLLGEIPPAERTPAGARVVAQLHELGWRHQGVEGGFAAGQPQFVFQVPLRSADGTQLSEDEVLKGMNQLWRRNIKKAAKEGVEVTRGTREDLAAFHELYVHTAQRDHFTPRPLSYFETMYDALCADAPERFTLWLARHDGDLVASTIAIRVGEHAWYSYGASSTEKREVRGSNAIQWAMIRDAIAAGAAVYDLRGITETLDADDAHVGLIQFKVGTGGEAVEYAGEWDLPVNRALYKAFQVYLQRRG; encoded by the coding sequence ATGCCCAGCGTGCGCCCGATCAGCCCGACCGAGCACCGCGACCACCTCGCCACCCTGCCGTCCGCGAGCTTCCTGCAGACACCCGGCTGGGCGCGGGTGAAGAGCGAGTGGCGCAGCGAGTCGCTCGGCTGGTTCGACGACGCGGGGAAGCAGGTCGGCGTCGCGCTGGTGCTCTACCGCAAGCTCCCCAAGCTCAACCGCTACCTCGCCTACCTGCCCGAGGGGCCGGTCATCGACTGGGGAAGCGACGACCTCGGCGCCTGGCTGGACCCGATGGTGCGGCACCTGAGGAAGCAGGGCGCGTTCGCCGTACGGATCGGGCCCCCGGTGGTCACCCGGCGATGGACGACGGCGCAGGTCAAGGACGGCATCGCCGACCCGGCGGTCCGTCTCCTCGGCGAGATCCCGCCCGCCGAGCGCACCCCGGCCGGCGCGCGCGTGGTCGCCCAGCTCCACGAGCTCGGCTGGCGCCACCAGGGCGTCGAGGGCGGCTTCGCCGCGGGCCAGCCGCAGTTCGTGTTCCAGGTCCCGCTCCGTTCTGCCGACGGCACCCAGCTCAGCGAGGACGAGGTCCTCAAGGGCATGAACCAGCTGTGGCGCCGCAACATCAAGAAGGCCGCGAAGGAGGGCGTCGAGGTCACCCGCGGCACCCGCGAGGACCTGGCGGCGTTCCACGAGCTCTACGTCCACACCGCCCAGCGCGACCACTTCACGCCGCGTCCGCTGAGCTACTTCGAGACGATGTACGACGCCCTCTGCGCCGACGCCCCGGAGCGGTTCACCCTCTGGCTGGCCCGCCACGACGGCGACCTGGTGGCCTCGACGATCGCGATCCGCGTCGGCGAGCACGCCTGGTACTCCTACGGCGCCTCGTCCACCGAGAAGCGCGAGGTGCGCGGCTCCAACGCGATCCAGTGGGCCATGATCCGCGACGCGATCGCCGCCGGCGCGGCCGTCTACGACCTGCGCGGCATCACCGAGACCCTCGACGCCGACGACGCGCACGTCGGGCTGATCCAGTTCAAGGTCGGCACCGGCGGCGAGGCGGTCGAGTACGCCGGCGAGTGGGACCTGCCGGTCAACCGGGCGCTCTACAAGGCCTTCCAGGTCTACCTCCAGCGAAGGGGCTGA